aagacaacaacagaaagGGAACAGTTTTATATGTGGTGGTCACAGACAtttgctctctcctcatccttcctgactgattcttctctagttttgtgttctgctagtgtccttgtcactacctGTAGCATGAGGCGGTCCCTGCAGTCCAATCAGGTAGCAGAGGTAGTctagctcctccaggatggatCATCCAAACGTGCAGGAGCAAGAAGGTTTgttgtgtctcccagcacagtctcaagagcgtGGAGGAGATAGAAGGGGACTGGGCGTTACAtgagctggacagggccgtagaagAGCATCAACCCATcagcaggaccggtatctgctcctttgtgtgaggAACATAAACAGGTGCAGCTGGCCAATAGGGAGCGCCGCCctcccaaagaaaaaaagggaaaaagatgaTCGTGATaaattttgcacattttcattataatcgtcattattttttttaatgtactaaattatacacacacacacttcagaatTCAGAAATGGACACTAcgacaaatataaaataagagCCTTAAACTTTAAggcacattttcccacattcCGGTGATACACCAAGTAAAGTCCAGTGATCTGAACAAGTTCTTTTTGGATTTCAGTCAAAtcaaagaaggaaaacatttgatatTCCACAAATACAACTCCTTAAGTGTTTCGTGGACTCAAAAACTTCACCCAACtttccatcggcatagtggtgactaGATAAAGGGTGAATTTTCAttactatccctttaaggttagTGTAAATGTGGATATGATTGATGGAGGCAGGAGGAAAGTTTTGTATTTATGGATATGTTAGGTGGAGAGATCGAGtctaatcaaatcaaaaagggaaaagacatttaatgCAGGTGCTTAACTGGGTTTATATATCAATGATGACTAATGTAAGTTAAGTTCATTCCTGTGTTTATGGTAATTGACATAACAATTGTTTACAATATTTACTGTTTAGTTATTTACATATGTATgtttacacatgtaaatatttgcATTAGCTTTATATGAACAGTAACAATGTGTTGAATCTGCCTCTGTAGTTCTTTCACCTCAGTCTGTGGCCTCCTGGCTTCTTGTTAGTTCAGTCACATGAGTGAGAAGCAGGAAGTATGAGTGGTTGATGATCAGTGTGGAGAACAGTAAAGTGCAGCTTCACTAAGTCAGTCTCCATCCTGGAGTTTCTTCACATTAAGAGATTAAACTACCCCACATTGAACCCTCACGTTACACCATCAGAGTTCCATCGATTTACAGACGTTGTTTGATTGTTGTAATCTGTAGAGGGGTtaggctaaccctaacccttccgTGTCCAGCCTTCGAAGCGTGTGTCGAGTAATCCAGAAATATTTTTGTGGTGACTTTCAAAGCCTCGTAAGCCGGCCGTACGTGCGTGCGAATCGAAATATAAGGGACAGCGAAATGCaatggatccccccccccccccacattttGTGGACTTGGGACTTTATTGCGCAATTGTTTGCAAAAAAAGAAGCCGCCTGAAACCGAGCACTGTTGAaaagttgtaatatttaaataaaaatgaatacaatatTGTCCCTATTTTACGTGTTACAAgtaacacaagcacattcacatCACTCTGCCCAATTTGTATCCACTTTCCCTTTTGATCCGGCCATTGtatcataaagacagacaccatataaaaaaattcataatttatgtattggcatcacaaacatttattcaattcatggtgtcattataatcgctctgcctgttttacatttattgtccaATTGATGGCACAGTAGAGCAAATGAAGCGCCATGAAGCTTCAGCCCATGAGTGAACCAATTGGATGGAAAGCTTCAATGCTTCATCTCACCATCACTAGTAATCTGGAAGAACGAGTGATTAGTGTTGAGCAGAGGATGTGAGCTCTCATTGACtcagtgtgtggctcttaaaagagccgttgtgttgttgagctgttgtAAAGTGAGTTTATCCACCGAAGCCGTACAGAGTGCGGCCCTGTCTCTTCAGAGCATACACCACGTCCATGGCGGTCACGGTCTTCCTCTTGGCGTGCTCGGTGTAGGTGACAGCATCGCGGATCACATTCTCCAGGAAAACCTTCAACACGCCGCGGGTCTCCTCGTAGATCAGACCGGAGATACGCTTCACTCCGCCACGGCGAGCCAGGCGGCGGATGGCGGGCTTGGTAATTCCCTGGATGTTATCACGGAGAACTTTGCGGTGACGCTTTGCGCCTCCTTTACCGagcccttttcctccctttcctcgtCCAGACATTTCTCTTCAGTAAGATGAGACCTAGTGAATAGAGTGCTCCGCGGGAAACACAGCTATTCATAGCCTGACTGAGGACCTGATAGAAGACAGAGGgggccgtcttcctcctctgtggatcctCATGGCCGTTGATAATAAAGTCTATGGTGCGCTAGCGCCTCCACAGGTTTGGATGTAGGACGGTAGATATTAAGGTCTGACAGTTTTGTGTAACAGTAGGACTGTAGCACGTTTCCATCAAGTAGGAATAGTGCCTGTGAAAAAGGCTTAGTAAACATAAGAGTAACATTAGGACTGATTAGGGAAGTACTTAGACAATGTATGAATATTGAGCAACCTTGAGTGAAAAACAGTGATCACACAAAGACTCAGCTCATGATTTCTCCCTGAGCCCTCCTGTTATCCTCAAATTGACATTGTTTATCCTTTAAGTCATTTTGACCACAGCAATTAAAACCCTCCAGagaattattataataaaaattgtAACCTAAGTGTATGTTTCAAGtatggtttgtttctttgttgacTACTTAAATAGCCTTTTATCTAAAACACAACCCCCCACCAAAAGTACATGTTATATTGAACTCGATGTTAAATACGTGTAAAAGAACACTGATGCGTACACTGTGGATCCAGGTCAATGAATATACATAATCATGAAAATCTTATTTTTACCCAGCTGTCCCCATTAAATTAGTAAAAGTCAAATGTGAAGCTAAAAAATGAAGtaacctatttatttatttcgagACGTTAAACATTTAATGGGGTAAAATTGACCCCAAGGACAATAGGAAGGTTAAATTACAACAAAGACATAACAATCTAAAAGTCGATAGACAAATTGACTCTTTAAATGTGGTcaaaaacatgcacagattttttctttaatcagCAATAAAAGTCATGTGTCAGTTGGTCAAAAGTGTTAGTGCAGGGTCAAGCAGTGTAAGCACTTGATGCTTGTCTGGAATTGTTTTTGATAGTGTTATGAACATGCCCATATATTATTAGTCCGGGGTGAGAGTGTGACTCTGTTCATCTTTCATTTGGCATCATTGGATACTGACCAGTTTTAAAAGCACCTCATTGTATGCTTGAAAGTGTTGTTGATTACAAACTGTCATTCTGCTGGATTCTGTTTTACTACATTCATCTGGTTTCATTTGCAGAAATGGACCTTAGAAAAAATGGTCATGGTTTTGTGGGGGCATCCTTAAAATGGTATTTTCATCCCCCGCAACCTGTAGCTGATCATCCACAACGACGAGGAGCTCAACAAACTCCTGAGCAGAGTGACCATCTCTCAACTTTGTCTTTGCTTTCCTACCTTTGATTCATGAATTAAAAACTATGAGATTAACAACAACtctattattattcttatgctaTGAGCTTGGATGAGGGtgagtggaggggtgggggatgttgttttttatcatagtTAGCATGGAAAGTACTTTGTGTTATAGTGTTTGTATATAAAgtactacataaataaagtctgtttgaatggttaaaattacatttacacacagcaatctacacacacacttacacatactgCACACGTGTGTACATTCTGGATACACAGAGTGTTTGTTGACACTAAGGCCTTCATTTGTAATATGAATATGTTATTGGCTATAAAAGTCTGAGAAGActtgatctattgatcaatagGTAACATATTGACAGGTTGACAGAGATTTCTCacacaaaacatgaataatttaatgtaTGAGTCAAAGAGTTTTTGGGAAAcctctgtcatgttttaatgattattttacaatatataaaaaacatgtatccTAGTGTTAATGTGAAGAGCAAAAGTTGGTATTTACTAAATCAGACAGCAGAGAAACTGCAAATTCCAGTAAAGCttaaacattttctgcaaaataaatgatgatatCTGTTGActttttgtattaaatgaaagagaaatgttcCCCAATATTAATTTGATCATTGCTTGAAGTGAATATTTAGTCAAAGTGACAAATTAAACCCATGGACATGAAATGTAGCACTAATAATAGAATGACTCTCCAGCATCCTCAGCATGACACGTTCACGGCTCTGACAGGAAGTCTGGCTCAACTTCACCATGAGCCTCGTCCATCAGCGGTGTGTTTGCTGCCTGCACAATAACTTGACTTTATTACAAAGGGATCATCAGCAGGTGCTTGTTTTTACTCGGTCTCTctgaacaaacatgtggagcagctgggaaacgggttttggtggagctgtggagcttTTGAACTCATTTTAGGAGAGAAACGAGTGGGAAAAGCCGCTGAGCAGCGCTGCTCACCGCGGTGAACGGGTGAGGTTTGGAGGCTCCACCGACAAAATGCAGAGAGCATCAGAGCTCTTCATGACTTCAATATGAAGACAGACAAGTCCGCTACCTGCTTCCTCACTGTCAGCCTCCAGCACCGCTCACCCACTGAGTTTTCACTCGTTTAtcagtgaagagaaaacacaagtgtctcggtgttcacactgcacacaggaGCCACGGCTCGACTGAGTCTTCACGGTTCTCATGGTGTGTTCAAGTACCGCCTCCCGATCAGGACTCTTCTACAGTCCGGTCACTCACTCCGATAGTTCCTCGTTGAtctaaacacaaagagaaagatgacagaagttgctccagctccagctccagctccagccgcCGCCAAGGCTAAAGCGGCCAAGAAGAAGGTCGTGAAACCGAAGAAGGTCGGTCCCAGCGTCAGTGAGCTCATCGTGAAAGCCGTGTCCGCGTCCAAGGAGCGGAGCGGCGTGTCAGTGGCCGCCCTCAAGAAGGCTCTGGCTGCCGGAGGCTACGATGTGGAGAAGAACAATGCCCGCGTCAACAACACCATCAAGAAGCTGGTGGTCAACGAGACCCTGGTCCAGACCAAGGGAACCGGGGCCACTGGCTCGTTCAAGATGAGCAAGAAGGTGGAGACCAAGGTCCAGAAGCCGGTGAAGAAGGCCGCTCCCAAAGCGAAGAAGCCCGCCGCCAAGAAACCCGCAGTGGCTAAAAAGCCCAAGTCAGCGGCAGCCAAGAAGCCAGCAGCCGCTAAAAAGTCCCTGAAGAAGGTGACGAAACCAGCAGCGGCCAAGGAGCCCACGAAGAGCCCCAAGAAGGTGGTGAAGAGCCCCAAGAAGGTGGCGAAGAGCCCCAAGAGAGTGGCGAAGAGCCCCAAGAAGGTGGTGAAAAAGGCCCCTGCACCCAAGAAAGCCCCCGCGAAGAAGGTCGCCAAACCCAAAGTGAAGAGGACAGCAGCCAAGAAGAAGTGAGATGTCCTCACTGTGAAACATGTCCATCCTGGTAaaaggctcttttaagagccacacacgtCTATCCACAAAGAGCTGCTTCCTCATCAATCATCACCACTGTCAATAAATATGTAGAGACAGAGTTCTTAACTAAAGGGAGTCAAGTTATATAGAAAGATATTAAATATCTATTTCAGTAATGTTAATATTGCAGGAGTTTGGCAACGGCCTTAAACTGCAATATTGGTTTAGAATCCTTGAAAGTCTAATGGAGTTTGAAATGACTTTCTTCATATACTGTGGAGAACAAGGTGTACTGTGGACATTGatagttcatttgttttgttcttgtcaAACATGTATCATTGTATTTCAAAGGTCCAACTATCAGCTTTTTTCAGCTTTCAATTGCATCTCAGGGTGTTCATCAGTTAAAGGAACTGGCCCAAGGGTCATCTCATGACCAACATTACAACCTTAGCTCACATGAGGCCAAAGCTATTTGAGTTCACTGAAGAAGACCCTGAGAAGTGGTCGAAACCTCAGAAAACAAGTGGAGCTTTTGGTTGAATTGATCCAGAGTCACGCTCCTCTGGGGAACAAGAGTAAACTTCAGTGCTCAAAGAGTTTATTGAGGAATCCAAACCATTCAGATGGTGACAGAGCTACATGCACTTTGGTTCTGGACAGCCTCATCACTGTCACACCAGAAGAATCacaagagaaaatataaaaaataataatgacgGCTGTTCTAAAATTCATGTGTAAACTTTAAGAACCTGAGATGACCTTGCTTTTTCTGAGAAACTGATCTACTCAGTGCAAACATTTGTCAaacagtttaaattatttataaagaTGCCTTTAGTAAAACATTCCAATTGTtttgaaagacaaacatgtccCCCAGGGATTGGAGCCCTTATAAACAAGTGAAATCTTTGCAGTCTTGAACATAATTGTAACAGTGGCATTACAGGCCTTCATCAACAGAACAATACCCCACTGATATAGACTGGTCATAGAAAAGATGAAGTATTACTGAATGCTGTCAATACAAATATCACTAATATCAGGACACTATTATTTCACTGCAATTATATTTGCATTGATGCATCTTACAAACAGCAACATTGTTTTCCAAGTCAACCACATCAAAGTCTTTTTCCCACTCGATTCTCTCCTAAAATGAGTTCAAaagctccacagctccaccaaaacccgtttcccagctgctccacatgtttgttcagAGAGACCGAGTAAAAACAAGCACCTGCTGATGATCCCTTTGTAATAAAGTCAAGTTATTGTGCAGGCAGCAAACACACCGCTGATGGACGAGGCTCATGGTGAAGTTGAGCCAGACTTCCTATCAGAGCCGTGAACGTGTCGTGCTGAGGATGCTGGAGAGTCGTTCTATTATTAGGACTACATTTCATATCCATGTTGAATTTGtcaattttacaaaatattcaCTTCCAGCAATGATCAAATTAATGTTTTGgaacatttctctttcatttaatgCAAAAAGTCAACATgttccatcatttattttacagacaaTGTTTATTCTTTACTGTAATTTGCAGTTTCTCTGCTGTCTGATTTGGTAAATACCAACTTTTGCTCTTCACATTAACACTAGGATACATGTTTTTGTAATGTACTGAGAGGTGTAGGACTCAAATGCTCGActcggagacagagatgatcaagaataacttttactgtatggttacggtacacggagtggcagtccagtaacaaacacaatattccaatacgtgtcgggcagcagcagaagtcgaaggagatccagtccaggttcgatacacaggtgaggcagtccaataacaaacacacaatttcgAAGAGGGTCAGGCGGTAGCAGGGTTCGGTaaagatccagtccaggttcggtacacGGGTAGACAAAAGTTGACCAGGCAGAGGTACCGACAGGGAGGAAGCAAAAGCGGAGTCGATTACACAGACCGGGGTCGGAAGCACTAGAGACTTAATTAACATGGAAATCGCTGGGACGCTTGAAACACGGGGAAACAAAGACGAACTGGCAACacgacacaggaacacacagactaaatacactaggtgatgaggaacaggtgcaaacaatcggggcggagcagacaatcaacaaggtggagcacacacacaaggcagggagtgaggagtctgaaacgagaggagagatgagtaaccaatcacaacccagaacagaagaataaacgataAACATCAGGCCAACTTAACTAATACGCAGGGCTGGATGTaacagtaccccccccccccttagggACGGCACCGGACGTCCCAGGCTGGTCAGGATGAAGGCGGTTAAAGTCTTGAATGAGGGTCGGATCAACAATGTTCTTTGTTGACACCCACGCCCTCTCCTCAGGACCGTACCCCTCCCAGTCTACCAAGTATTGTTGGCCGCGACCGCGGGGGCGAACTGCCAAGAGGCGTTTGACCGTATACACCGGACCTCCATCGACGatcctgggaggaggagggggcttgGTGGGAGGGACCAATGGACTCTCCAATGCAGGCTTGATCCGGGACACGTGGAAGGTGGGATGCACCCTCATAGATCTGGGAAGTTTGAGTCGTACTGCAGTGGGGTTGATGATCCTGGAGATGGGGAACGGACCAATAAACCGGGGGGCCAACTTGCGGGACTCCACACGTAGGGGAATGTCACGGGTGGACAGCCAAACTCTATTGCCAGGTTGGTACGTGGGTGCAGAAGTCCGTCGTCGGTCCGCCATCCTTCTTGCACGGACTGAGCTTCTTAGGAGGACCTCACGGACCCCACTCCAGACCCGACGGCACTGATGGATGAACCTCTGGGCAGAAGGAACGTTGACTTCCTTCTCTAGGTCGGGGAACAGTGGTGGTTGGTATCCATAGGCACACTGAAATGGGGAAAGTCCGGTAGATGAACTGGGTAACATATTGTGTGCGTACTCTACCCAGATGAGATGATTACTCCAGGTAGCCGGGTTTTGGGAGACAAGGCATCGCAGTCCGGTCTCCAGTTCCTGGTTCATCCGCTCCGCCTGGCCGTTGGACTGGGGATGGTATCCGGAGGAGAGACTGACTGTGGCGCCGAGGAGGAAACAGAACGCCTTCCAAAACTTGGAAACAAACTGTGGACCCCGGTCTGACACCACATCCTTCGGAAACCCATGGATGCGAAAAACATGCAACAGGACAGCCTCCGCAGTTCCTTTGGCAGAAGGTAGCTTGGGCATGGGAATGAAATGAACCATCTTAGAGAATCGATCAACAACTGTTAAGATAGTGGTGTTACCTTTCGAGGG
The sequence above is drawn from the Hippoglossus hippoglossus isolate fHipHip1 chromosome 22, fHipHip1.pri, whole genome shotgun sequence genome and encodes:
- the LOC117756288 gene encoding histone H4, with amino-acid sequence MSGRGKGGKGLGKGGAKRHRKVLRDNIQGITKPAIRRLARRGGVKRISGLIYEETRGVLKVFLENVIRDAVTYTEHAKRKTVTAMDVVYALKRQGRTLYGFGG
- the LOC117756221 gene encoding histone H1-like produces the protein MTEVAPAPAPAPAAAKAKAAKKKVVKPKKVGPSVSELIVKAVSASKERSGVSVAALKKALAAGGYDVEKNNARVNNTIKKLVVNETLVQTKGTGATGSFKMSKKVETKVQKPVKKAAPKAKKPAAKKPAVAKKPKSAAAKKPAAAKKSLKKVTKPAAAKEPTKSPKKVVKSPKKVAKSPKRVAKSPKKVVKKAPAPKKAPAKKVAKPKVKRTAAKKK